One region of Drosophila teissieri strain GT53w chromosome 2L, Prin_Dtei_1.1, whole genome shotgun sequence genomic DNA includes:
- the LOC122615303 gene encoding uncharacterized protein LOC122615303 yields MMAWLKWITVLQVLIIFSAFQVAEFQQLSDVAKNKFYKVVSNAGSTLKIASVTLESVKDAVDNVYKMKKGAAKHLVDLFSFRSSEPQKRSPPATSSSCAKGELSCEIKVVFGSGSTQQPVQL; encoded by the exons ATGATGGCCTGGCTCAAGTGGATAACTGTTCTGCAAgtcttaattatttttagtg CTTTTCAAGTCGCCGAATTTCAACAGCTTTCGGATGTGGCGAAGAATAAGTTTTATAAGGTTGTCTCCAATGCTGGATCTACGCTCAAAATCGCATCGGTAACTTTAGAGAGTGTTAAAGATGCCGTGGATAAcgtttataaaatgaaaaagggcGCGGCCAAACATCTTGTGGATCTGTTTAGCTTTCGTTCCTCAGAACCTCAAAAGCGCTCCCCACCAGCTACCTCTTCATCTTGTGCTAAGGGGGAATTAAGCTGCGAAATCAAAGTGGTGTTTGGCTCCGGATCCACACAGCAACCAGTCCAACTATGA